Proteins encoded within one genomic window of Vulpes vulpes isolate BD-2025 unplaced genomic scaffold, VulVul3 u000000759, whole genome shotgun sequence:
- the HES1 gene encoding transcription factor HES-1, which translates to MPADIMEKNSSSPVAATPASVNTTPDKPKTASEHRKSSKPIMEKRRRARINESLSQLKTLILDALKKDSSRHSKLEKADILEMTVKHLRNLQRAQMTAALSTDPSVLGKYRAGFSECMNEVTRFLSTCEGVNTEVRTRLLGHLANCMTQINAMTYPGQPHPALQAPPPPPPGPGGPQHAPFAPPPPLVPIPGGAAPPPGGAPCKLGSPAGEAAKVFGGFQVLPAPDGQFAFLIPSGAFAHSGPVIPVYTSGGGASVGPGAGSPSSGPSLTADSMWRPWRN; encoded by the exons atgcCAGCTGATATAATGGAGAAAAATTCCTCGTCCCCGGTGGCTGCTACCCCGGCCAGTGTCAACACGACACCGGATAAACCAAAGACAGCATCCGAGCACAGAAAG TCATCCAAGCCTATCATGGAGAAAAGACGAAGAGCAAGGATAAATGAAAGTCTGAGCCAGCTGAAAACACTGATTTTGGATGCTCTTAAGAAAGAT AGCTCGCGGCATTCCAAGCTGGAGAAGGCGGACATTCTGGAAATGACAGTGAAGCACCTCCGGAACCTGCAGCGGGCGCAGATGACGG CCGCGCTGAGCACAGACCCGAGCGTGCTGGGCAAGTACCGCGCCGGCTTCAGCGAGTGTATGAACGAGGTGACCCGCTTCCTGTCCACGTGCGAGGGCGTCAACACCGAGGTGCGCACGCGGCTGCTCGGCCACCTGGCCAACTGCATGACCCAGATCAACGCCATGACCTACCCGGGGCAGCCGCACCCCGCCCTgcaggcgccgccgccgcccccgcccggccccggagGCCCGCAGCACGCGCCGttcgcgccgcccccgccgctcGTGCCCATCCCCGGGGGCGCGGCGCCCCCTCCCGGCGGTGCGCCCTGCAAGCTGGGCAGCCCGGCCGGGGAGGCCGCCAAGGTGTTCGGCGGCTTCCAGGTGCTGCCGGCGCCCGACGGCCAGTTCGCCTTCCTCATCCCCAGCGGGGCCTTCGCCCACAGCGGCCCGGTCATCCCCGTCTACACCAGCGGCGGCGGCGCCTCCGTGGGCCCCGGCGCCGGCTCGCCCTCCAGCGGCCCCTCGCTCACGGCGGACTCCATGTGGCGGCCCTGGAGGAACTGA